ctgtcCCATCACTGTATTTATAGGACAgtcactgtacacagcaatgtgaaTACAGACCTGTAACAAAGTCAACGATATTTTAATGTGCACACAATTATGCCtgtattcatttctgtcatcaaaattaGCCCATTTTTCTGAATATATACAAccctgaaatctgacaaattttcaGACCCTGTAACAGACATTGTAAATTCAATACTGACACACAATTGTTTGTAGACCAGTATTTCAGTCAAGTGGTGACAGTACTGGATACACTCAGTAATTACTTCACTGTATACATTCCTGTTATACCAGGCCTGATACAGACTTGTTCATACACACCTGATATCTAACAGAGGTTATTCCTCAGGGACTGTTACAGGTACTGATCAGACCCTGTTACAGGCATGTACTGAAATTTGCCCGTAGTTTTCTTGCTGTGTTTGATAAACTTTCTGTTGACTTACATTGCTTTCCCGTGGTGTACACGTTCCAGATACTGAGATTTTAGAGTAAAATACCACAATTTAAGACCTTTCCCCTACACATTTTCCTTTGATTCTGATGTctacttttgttaaaaaatcgcTTGTCGTCGATAAAGTGGATGTGCACAGCGTTACCTACCTGAAAACGGTAGCAAGGTTGCGATTATAAGTGAAAAGAGTGTTGTTAACGTTGACCGCAGAAGCCTAGGTAACATTGTACAGGTTTTCAAGTACTCAGAAAGCTGCCGTGAACTGAACGAGGAACAAATGATTATTCCATTAAAGTACACATTTTAATAACTACACAAGACGTTGGGAGCAAATGTTGATAGGTACAAAATGCACAAATACACGACAATGACCGCAAGTGGCTAGTACACAGTTGTCAATGGGCTTTTACGTCAGTACACCGTTCTGGTAGAAAAAATAGATGTCAGGTATTTGTTTGAATTCTCTGACAGTATCGTTATCAGTGTTTGTGGTGGCGGCATTTGAGTTTAACACATTGATTAATTTTCCTTCTAATACTTCGACAGACTAAATCGTTGTAGCACAACTGAAAGCTTTCCAATGGCTGTTTCCTAGTCGATTCATAAGTAATTGAAAATGTCTGCTGGCACAGAGGCAGACGATCGTTTCGAACTCATTGTATTCCATAGCACCTAGGGGAATGTTAAAGTTGATCAATTTTACGCAGTTGCCAATCAAACTTGGGAAAAGATGGGGCGTCGATTACATCTTTATTTACCTTCCCTCCCCCGCCCCGCCAGTCACTTATAAATGTGCAAAGGGTTCGGCCATTTCTAGATAtgaatgtgtgtatatgtgtgtacgAAGTGCATACCATTCTCTCCTTCAGGAATGATGTGATGTCCcgataaaaatatgtcattgaaCTTCTTAGTTCACTGCAGAATCTTTTGAAATCCGTTTATTTGATTTGTCAAGAGCTAGTGAGCGAAATTTATCGATTATTTTTTCAGCCAATCCATAAACGTTTAGTGAATGTTAATATATATGCAAAGTTGCATCTATCTTAATCGTAGGTGTCGGTATCAAATTAATATTCGTGGGCACGGAATGTCAAACTGACTTGTTTAAAAATATCGTTGAAAGTTTATCTGGTAGCCAATTTCATCCAGTGGCTTCCCTAACGCTCCTGTGCCAGTATTCAGGATCGACATAGTTAAAATGTGATTTGTCCTCCATCAGCAACACGTTGTTCCTAAAGCCTAAACTGTCAGTCGACCGACGACTGTAAGCAACATTTGAGGTGATGAGGGCACTGTAGTTCAAGACATATAAACGTCATCTTGAGCTGAGTACGGGAAGTGTTCCCGTCTCAGAATGGCCCAAATTAGTAGAAACATTGAACCTCAACGTTGCAAAGGTGAAAGTACAGACCACAATTTGAAGTTTATGTCAATACACGTTTTCATCTCTATGATTCTCGGTGCCTTAAATACGATTTTACCACCTAAGTGAGTCACGAAAGTCTCAGGCGGTTGACCCtattttcaatatggcagaTTTCTACAGGTAAAGCATATGTACTTGAGATTACTGAACTGATAGTTTTAGGTTCTTTAGGAGTTCCGTAGCAGAAAtaactaaaaatgaaaatattagcaAGTCTTGCTAGTTTCATGTACAAGCGCAACTTTCTGCCAAGAAAACTATTACGTTTGCGCTAAAGTGATAGATAATTATCTCAAACTTTGTCGACTTCTTACCTACAGTGCATTTCAATGCCCTGTAGTTTGATCCCATAGCACAGAACAAAAGCTCTCTGCCAGTAGTGAGAATTATGGTCCATAAACTGTCTAACAAAATTTCACGTTTTCCTACTTTTTCTCGTAGATGTAAGGCTTTGCGATCTGTAATAACAACATACCGAGGACTCCGCTTACATTTTAGTTACAGCTACCATGCTTGAGAGAGCTTGCCATTTTCAGTATGTTTAAGGCtacatttgacaattttgatagAAATCATTCCCTAATTACCATAGAGTCGATAGAtctcgtaaaatttaaatgttgtggCTACATTGACGTGAGGCATATCATGTGAGGcagactttcttgtttacaaataatgtatttcatgcatgatatgcCTCACGTCAATGTAGccacaacatttaaattttacgagaTTCGTTgtgaacaaacatgttttaactttcatcattcGCCAAAGTAGCCTAgatacaatgtttacattggtcatagggatccctggcaacctttgagcagagttccgacgaccaccctCCTTTAACGTAGAGCCCTCTTAACAGATGGAGTTCGAGTGCATACTTACTCTCCAGTACAAATTAAACGCATAAAAATGGCGATAGCTAAAATTAGGTAATCTGAATTCACAAATACTGGGTGGGGTGGGGGAATTGCTATTGTACTCTTAATTCGTCTTAAattccccctcaataccctaaaaaatgtCGAATCCtacaaagataaaattttaatctcttttCTCCAGTATTTTTCGCTCTTTCTATCAATTCCAACCTCTTGCTTCTCACCCTTATTAATAGAAACTGCATATATGTTGTGTAAACTTACATTGCTGGCAGTTGTATTTCAGTCCAGCCGTAACTTGAAATGTCACTTTTACACTAACACTGTTGCATATTCATACTCAAGCTGTGCTCACATGCTTAACgcatttcaacatttatttcaaaaaaaaaaaattacgtaCAAGAGAATGACGTTGATACGCAGAATAACAAACGTTGAGacataaaatatcaaatttaactTGATGCTGCTAGTTATCATTCACATTTTAGTTACTCTCTATGGGCAATGTTTTCGTGGCAAAATCTACTAATCAGACATTTGCAAAACTGATTTCCTAACCATTAACAGTCTTCCCCATCGCAAACTAAAATTGCTTCTCAAACATCCCTATGACTTCTACTCGTCTTTTCTTTTTCATCATAGAGTATTAATTATGTTTTAACTTATGCCACGTTATGTTGTATGATGTCAAGTTCATTCATGCCACGGACTTTTTGTGTGTGTTCACGCACAGCAAACACCCAGTAATTCACCGCATGGGTAATGATGGCCGTACCTTCATGCTGGTTGTCCGAAGGCAATATTCAACACCATCAACACCGACACCGTATTTTGGCCCCAGAGGATTAGGGCAGTTGGGAACGAACGGTTTATTGAAATCGGACATGTAACAGGCAACGTTGTGGCCCGGGAGAAACTCTTGCTTGTACCACCATCCCGATTCCAAGAAGTCACCGCAATTATAGTCGGGGTTGTTTTCGTTGTCGTTGTCCCTGGTTGAGAATGGGACACCGTTATGGTACGTCATCTGATCAGCCTCGTTTCCATCAAGCTGACTCCCGATCGTCATAGTGTACAGGGATGTCTCGTCGGCTATGGAAAAGGCATTAAAATTGGCCCAGATGTCGTTACCGGAATAATCGGAGACCTCAATCCGTAGAATATACGTGTCCTGTGTCGTCAAGTAGTGTatgttgtcattgccaaacCAGTAACCCCAGCCCAAGACTCCAAAGCCGTCTTTGTAACCTTGCCAATCTCTCGCAAAGTCTACTGAGTTATTAACGTGGTTTTGTATTACGGTCCACCCTCCACCATCAGTGGCCATGTCACAGAACACTTCAACAGGCGATACAATGCCCGCGGGTTTGATGTAATAAATACCGTTCGTTGTGAAGCCGAACCCCTTAACTTCAGCGCAATCACAAAAACCTGCAAATGAAGACAACATTGTTATTGATTTCCAGTAGTTTATTATatgttgaattttttaaacctagGTATCATCGTTCTATTAAACTCGTTATACTTACTTCTGCATAGAGGCGAGGCGTTACTCCATGAACCATCACCGCAGAGAGTACTGTCAGCACCGTCCAATGTGTAGCCGACATTACAACTGAAGGTTACTGCATCGCCGTGTTTATTACCTCCTGATTGTTGGCCATTGAGTGGCGTACCAGGGTCTGTACAGTCACCTGGAAATGTACACAATCTGGTTATCAGTCGGAAATAGAAGCTTGATTTTACCTATCCTTTCCCAAAAGGTATTAGAATTGGTGCCCAATATGTGGCGGGTAAAGAAAATCTCTTGCATCCTACATTTCCCACAAAACCTCAACACCAAGGCAAATGAAGTTTGACTTCAAAGGGGCTGAGTAAAGACATGATCCTGATCAATAGTTGATCGATCAGCCGCAACTTACCATACCCGACTGAGCCAGCTATACTGCCGTCCATATTTGAATTCCATACTTAAGCTTAACGAAGGTAAGGGCTCATTTTTAGATGCAGAGTATTTTCAAAACCCTTGAAAGTAGAGAAGGGATTCATGTTCCGACAAATTCTGTAGGTGATGAGAACGAATTTCACAGGTTCATTctaatttacatgtatgtgatcaAACTAGCACGCCAATGAGTTGGTTTATCATTATTGGCTATTCTGCCTGGACTTTCTGATATAAAAGCACTCTCCAATCCGTGAAGAGACTGTATTATCACCGCTATGTTGTTTTGAACAACTGCAAGACTCAAGaataaacaaattttaaatggcaaataaaaaaaatccgtACTCATCCTATTTTTATAAATAGCATAAAATCGGAACCAcgctaatatttttatttggccCATCGCCCTACTTCACTTGAAATACTTACTTCTGCATAGAGGCGAGGCGTTACTCCATGAACCATCACCGCAGAGAGTGCTGTCAGCTCCGTCCAATGTGTAGCCGACATTACAACTAAAGGTTAGGGTATCGCCGTGTTGATAGCTGCCCGATTGTTGGCCATTGAGTGGCGTACCAGGGTCTGTACAGTCAGCTGAAAATATACAGAGTAACATAATGTTATAAACCGGAAACTGAAAGGCTGGATGTTAACATTCCATTACAAAAAGGTATTAGAATTGGTGCTCAATGTGGTGAGAAGAGATCACTGTTTGCACCGCACATTTCCTACAAAACAATATAGGCTGATTGGATTTTCCTGGTAGACATAAATTGGTCTGAAGACTAAGTTGCCCTATAGTTACAATTATGGCGAGACTTGGTATTGACGTTTTCAACTGTGTATCATTCATGTCATTGATTAACTTACTTTACAAGGAAACGGTAAAGGAAATGAAAGTCGTTTCAATGCAAGAACGATGTGACAGAGACTGATCTAAAAACGATGCCTGGACATCATGTTATGACGGTTGCAAAACGTAAGATTACCGTGGCATACTGGATAGCTGTCGTTCCACACACCGTTATCGCACATTAATACAGTCGGTCCTGTCAGCGTATGACCCGGATTGCAGCTAAAGGTGACCATGTGAGAATGATAGTACTCCCCACTATGATATCCGTTTTGAAGCTGCTCGGGACTGTCACAGTCCGCTGTAGAATTGTAATAAACAGAGACAAAAGATATTTATATTCTTCCTTGTGCCGTTCCCTCCGCTTTCCGTGTTGCAAAAATCGTGTCGGTTACTCGTTAAGAAAGTAACCTAACATGTAATGTGTATGGTTACATTGAAAGATGTCCTCATTAAACGCCCAGTCGAAATCTCTAATCGCATTAGTACATTTTGAAATCTTAGCTATTGAGCTCGCTCTTTACTATCtcggtatgtgtgtatgtgtgtatgtgttgcatctttatatttatttatttttatttatttattcatctttATACTGGTTAGCTCCCTCAGTCAAAAAATGTACTGATTTCCAGGGAGGAccagtgtaaaataaaataaaacattgtaatGAATAAAACTTAAATAACACTTAAGGGAATAAAAAAGCAATATACATAACAAGATAGGCAAAGTAAAAATCACGTGGCAACAAAAAGACAgcaatataccaaatgtataCAATACTGCAAAACCTACACATAATCACACTGGAGGATATTTCTTAAGCATTTGTTTAAATTGGCGTACAGAGGTGATATCGTGAAAAACAGCAggtaaattgttaaaataatttattgcaCGATAAATAAAGGAATTACGTGCTGTAGTTGTTCTATAAGAGGGAAGAATGTGAGAATTTCTTGTCTGATAACGATGTGCCGATTTATAGCAATCAAAAAGGGTTTCTAAGTATGGTGGAACAATGTCCCCTTGATTggaatttaaacatttaaacatcATGTGACACACATGGCCTCGACGTCTCGACTCAATGGTATTCCAGCCAAAAGTAGCCAATAGCTGTGGCCCAGAACAAAATGATGTCCGTTTCTtgcaaaatcattcagaataaTACGGGCTGCTCTATGCTGAAGTGATTGTAACCTATCAATATCAGTTTTGTTTGCCCCGTCCCAAATAATATCACAGTAATCAAACAATGGTTGAATTAAAGCGTTGTACATCAAAGTGCAAGTTTAAGTATCGACATTCGGTCTGATACGACGTAACACACCGAGACGGGCAGAAATCTTTTTGTTCAACAATGACAAATGAA
This DNA window, taken from Ptychodera flava strain L36383 chromosome 4, AS_Pfla_20210202, whole genome shotgun sequence, encodes the following:
- the LOC139130427 gene encoding sushi, von Willebrand factor type A, EGF and pentraxin domain-containing protein 1-like gives rise to the protein MDTFIIVTIIKTIFIASVPFIINTADGADCQGDGAFTMKKVMLDSSCEWSYVAISQPVPTMSAFTLCVWMKSSDTPGNGTLFSYATATTVEEIDLRSENGDLTFVIKSQAVITSNLDIYDGMWHHVCVKWESTDGQWSVFQNGQTVSSGTLLSANTEVDGGGIAIIGQGQAIVGGGFSRTRSFTGDVANFNLWSQALSGLDLQDISINCFGDVNCGDVISWSSFTPTDLTNSVLLPSDTCGSSIFSCRESIALKKGYQGGFQGSIITSFNGSSTMMDCARRCAKMSTCRSIDYSKEQQVCQLSRGSVGNTPDMVYFEDSARYEVVNSVAEASNDACASQPCSAGEVCQATSCGKYECVIPPPTCADCDSPEQLQNGYHSGEYYHSHMVTFSCNPGHTLTGPTVLMCDNGVWNDSYPVCHADCTDPGTPLNGQQSGSYQHGDTLTFSCNVGYTLDGADSTLCGDGSWSNASPLCRSDCTDPGTPLNGQQSGGNKHGDAVTFSCNVGYTLDGADSTLCGDGSWSNASPLCRSFCDCAEVKGFGFTTNGIYYIKPAGIVSPVEVFCDMATDGGGWTVIQNHVNNSVDFARDWQGYKDGFGVLGWGYWFGNDNIHYLTTQDTYILRIEVSDYSGNDIWANFNAFSIADETSLYTMTIGSQLDGNEADQMTYHNGVPFSTRDNDNENNPDYNCGDFLESGWWYKQEFLPGHNVACYMSDFNKPFVPNCPNPLGPKYGVGVDGVEYCLRTTSMKVRPSLPMR